The Carassius auratus strain Wakin chromosome 5, ASM336829v1, whole genome shotgun sequence genome includes a window with the following:
- the LOC113074046 gene encoding sterile alpha motif domain-containing protein 3-like, with the protein METRTVLRVIVTDNDIRKVTLPSKPQTLDSLIEQLGQHLDLPYTFSLQYEDADFNNALVNLTDIADLPEKPTLKVISLVTSPTPSQADTDIMSVTSQEESPLTRQDPWPETFEIPSFSVNVEYRLRQGNLLFMRDKTYLQVPRDMKHEVLEKLAKAMYKFKAYPREEDFNDVASALVKKHPCLFEPGSSTGWNGWKNSIKFKMGNYRSKLRRAGCTDVLVNSMKRGSQDSPRNVKKPKRFEINFLPNMPAGENESSMESKRLEIVEEMKKRHPSSTLIAQYMDITFSLRRKELVEKEPSVKETLQRWPALFRESQIIAEFNRITSKNLKQEFFSALDKNTSRFLEIFESKKGTAGKKLSEYLIQMKSANITDVTARRTAVLRGLAVLLGEDTTDFFKTCFDIDIVTPQVSIGILTVVPEDSPMSPQGLPLEVTDTAIILEGLIAMDGLENVPHAMCFVFGLIYALNMEYPSQLKYTFEFIQRVFLSLGHKSLKPKLQSLKNLLF; encoded by the exons ATGGAGACAAGAACTGTTTTAAGAGTGATTGTGACTGACAATGATATACGGAAGGTCACACTTCCTAGCAAACCACAAACCCTGGACTCCCTGATTGAACAGCTTGGGCAGCATCTTGATCTTCCATACACGTTCTCTCTTCAGTATGAAGACGCTGATTTTAACAATGCACTTGTTAACCTTACTGACATTGCAGATTTACCTGAGAAGCCCACTTTGAAGGTAATCTCTCTTGTGACATCACCTACACCGAGCCAGGCTGACACCGACATTATGTCTGTTACCTCTCAAGAAGAGTCACCTCTTACACGCCAGGATCCATGGCCAGAAACATTTGAAATTCCCAGCTTTTCCGTGAATGTGGAATACAGACTGCGCCAGGGAAACCTTTTGTTTATGAGAGATAAGACATACTTGCAAGTTCCCAGGGACATGAAACATGAAGTACTTGAAAAGCTTGCCAAGGCCATGTACAAATTTAAAGCATATCCCCGTGAAGAAGATTTCAATGATGTTGCATCGGCACTTGTCAAAAAACATCCATGCCTTTTTGAACCAGGCTCCTCCACTGGATGGAACGGATGGAAAAACAGTATAAAGTTTAAAATGGGTAATTACAGGAGCAAACTAAGGAGAGCTGGATGCACCGATGTTCTTGTTAATTCAATGAAAAGAGGGAGCCAAGATTCTCCAAGAAATGTCAAGAAACCCAAACGATTCGAGATAAATTTTCTACCCAATATGCCTGCTGGTGAAAATGAAAGCAGCATGGAATCAAAACGATTAGAAATTGTGGAGGAAATGAAGAAACGACATCCAAGTTCTACACTGATAGCACAGTACATGGACATAACTTTTTCGCTAAGAAGAAAAGAGTTGGTTGAAAAGGAGCCTTCAGTAAAAGAGACTTTACAAAGATGGCCAGCACTCTTCAGGGAAAGTCAG ATTATTGCTGAGTTCAACCGGATAACAAGCAAAAACCTCAAGCAAGAATTCTTCTCAGCCCTTGATAAAAATACTTCTCGTTTTCTGGAGATTTTTGAATCCAAGAAAGGCACAGCTGGAAAAAAGCTCTCAGAGTATCTAATACAAATGAAGTCTGCA AACATCACTGATGTCACTGCTCGACGGACAGCAGTTCTCCGTGGTCTTGCAGTCCTTCTTGGAGAAGACACTACAGACTTcttcaaaacatgtttt gaTATTGATATTGTCACACCTCAAGTATCAATAGGAATTCTCACTGTGGTGCCAGAGGACAGCCCCATGTCTCCACAAGGTTTGCCATTGGAGGTCACTGATACAGCAATCATTTTGGAGGGTCTTATAGCAATGGATGGACTTGAGAATGTTCCACATgccatgtgttttgtttttggactgatCTATGCTTTAAATATGGAGTACCCTTCACAGCTTAAATACACTTTTGAGTTCATTCAAAGGGTTTTTCTTTCCCTGGGGCACAAATCTCTCAAGCCAAAACTGCAATCACTAAAAAACctactgttttaa
- the LOC113069105 gene encoding leukotriene B4 receptor 1-like: protein MTMEYQNISNNSLFVRTSAVASSTVLGLCCALGVPGNVAALVMLAQHLKDDSFTPKLMLSLAVSDLLSLIFLPVWIDALLNGWVFGQGLCKLFSYVVYWSLYSSVLSVTLLSVQRYLQVLYPQRWAKLGQKGQKWLIFGIWTLSGALGSYALYYRNVKQKAGLLRCYQDYENKQEKIVILLVETLVMFFVPVFSLLCFYHRLHQRINQSVSFRSHRLTKLSVRIVVAFFIFGTPAMINNLVSMAMPWESDGSNNITGALFCINSCVNPFLYAFSARTLRCRRKQHSDQPQENLKVSKHTQTKNVHFLYSSD from the coding sequence ATGACCATGGAGTATCAGAACATTTCTAACAACTCTCTGTTTGTCCGTACCTCAGCAGTAGCATCCAGCACTGTTCTTGGATTGTGCTGTGCGCTGGGTGTACCCGGTAATGTAGCGGCGCTGGTCATGCTCGCCCAGCATTTAAAGGATGACAGTTTCACCCCAAAACTGATGCTGAGTCTGGCTGTCTCGGATCTATTGAGTCTGATATTTCTGCCTGTGTGGATTGATGCCCTTCTTAACGGCTGGGTTTTTGGCCAAGGTCTGTGTAAGTTATTTTCCTATGTAGTGTACTGGAGCCTCTACAGTAGTGTGCTTTCTGTCACCTTGCTGAGTGTGCAAAGGTACCTGCAGGTGCTGTATCCACAGAGATGGGCCAAGCTCGGGCAGAAGGGACAAAAGTGGCTGATTTTTGGAATATGGACATTAAGTGGAGCTCTGGGTTCTTATGCTCTTTATTACAGAAACGTGAAGCAGAAGGCTGGGCTTCTACGCTGTTATCAGGATTATgagaataaacaagaaaaaatagtCATCTTACTTGTCGAAACTCTAGTGATGTTTTTTGTGCCTGTCTTCAGCCTGTTGTGTTTCTACCATCGACTTCACCAACGGATAAATCAGTCAGTTTCCTTCAGAAGCCACAGGCTGACAAAACTGTCTGTCAGGATCGTAGTGGCCTTCTTCATATTTGGGACCCCCGCTATGATCAACAACTTGGTCTCTATGGCAATGCCATGGGAATCAGATGGCAGCAACAATATAACTGGCGCTCTTTTCTGTATTAACAGTTGTGTGAACCCCTTTCTTTATGCCTTCTCAGCTCGAACGCTGCGATGCAGAAGAAAACAGCATTCAGATCAGCCACAAGAAAATCTGAAAGTTAGTAAACACACTCAGACTAAAAATGTGCACTTCCTTTACTCCTCTGACTAA